A stretch of the Saprospiraceae bacterium genome encodes the following:
- a CDS encoding dehydrogenase, which yields MIFRSKAPFRLGLAGGGTDVSPYSELFGGAVLNATISQFAHATIELIPEKQIIFHSIDQKLEATFPIGGVLDSVKGFNLQVGIYNRLFREHLLPECGFKLTTSMDVPAGSGLGTSSTLVVAILKVFSELLNIPYGDYDLAHLAYDIERNELKLAGGKQDQYAATFGGFNYMEFYEDNNVIVNPLRIKSEYLHELENNLLLYFTLTNRESSDIIKEQQKNVINNKEDSIEAMHQLKEQSKRMKDALLQGKLGVIGEILDFGFHQKRKMASLISNPYIDEIYESARSAGAAGGKISGAGGGGFMFFYCPENKRYAVIEALQKYKGYFLNFQFTKHGVQSWRIN from the coding sequence ATGATATTTCGTAGCAAAGCACCTTTTCGATTAGGCCTTGCTGGTGGTGGCACGGATGTAAGTCCGTACAGTGAGCTATTTGGTGGTGCTGTATTGAATGCAACGATTTCACAATTTGCTCATGCAACCATTGAATTAATTCCTGAAAAACAAATTATTTTTCACTCGATCGATCAAAAACTTGAGGCGACATTTCCTATTGGAGGAGTTCTTGATTCAGTAAAAGGATTTAATCTACAAGTTGGAATTTACAATCGATTGTTTAGAGAACATTTGCTTCCTGAATGTGGTTTTAAACTCACAACTTCAATGGATGTTCCGGCTGGCAGTGGTTTAGGAACCTCTTCAACGCTGGTTGTTGCTATCCTAAAGGTATTTTCAGAACTGCTAAATATTCCGTATGGTGATTACGACCTGGCACATTTAGCATATGATATTGAACGAAACGAACTAAAACTTGCTGGTGGGAAGCAAGATCAATATGCCGCAACGTTTGGTGGATTTAACTACATGGAATTTTACGAAGATAATAATGTCATTGTAAATCCACTTAGAATTAAATCTGAATATTTGCATGAACTTGAGAACAACCTCTTGCTTTATTTTACATTAACAAACAGAGAATCTTCTGACATCATTAAAGAGCAACAAAAAAATGTAATCAATAACAAAGAAGATTCTATTGAAGCCATGCATCAATTAAAAGAACAAAGCAAACGGATGAAAGATGCATTACTCCAAGGCAAATTAGGAGTAATTGGTGAAATATTGGATTTTGGCTTTCATCAAAAACGAAAAATGGCCAGCTTGATTAGCAATCCATATATTGATGAAATTTATGAATCTGCACGTTCGGCAGGTGCGGCAGGAGGTAAAATATCCGGAGCAGGTGGTGGAGGCTTTATGTTTTTCTATTGCCCTGAAAACAAACGGTATGCAGTCATTGAAGCATTACAAAAGTATAAAGGCTACTTCCTGAATTTTCAATTTACAAAGCATGGCGTACAGAGTTGGCGTATAAATTAA
- a CDS encoding glycosyltransferase, protein MLKLAIIGPAYPLRGGLASFDERLCRAFKEAGWEASIYTFSLQYPSFLFPGTSQFSDEKPPVDLDIRVCINSINPFNWIKIGRRIRKHKPNLIIVRYWLPFMGPCLGTILRLVKMDKSIKIICIADNVIPHERRPGDNWFTKYFISSPQGFITMSEKVHKDLLSLRPSVPNMTLEHPLYDNFGAKLDIKTAREKLNISQEDKIVLFFGFIRNYKGLDLILEAFSHAEIINSKIKLLIAGEFYEDSKPYLTIIENLNLSDKVILHTHFIPDSEIRYYFSAADVVVQPYRHATQSGVSPLAYHFEKPMIVSNVGGLPAMVPHMVAGIVCEPTPLALSQAVLQYFKLDPSYFNEGIQTIRAKLSWHHFVNQLVNLYHDIS, encoded by the coding sequence ATGTTAAAATTGGCTATTATAGGCCCAGCATACCCGCTTCGGGGTGGATTAGCTTCATTTGACGAAAGACTTTGCAGAGCATTTAAAGAAGCAGGCTGGGAAGCTTCGATTTATACTTTTTCACTCCAATACCCTTCCTTTTTATTTCCTGGAACGAGCCAATTCTCTGATGAAAAACCTCCAGTAGATTTAGACATTCGTGTTTGCATTAACTCCATAAACCCATTTAATTGGATTAAAATTGGAAGACGAATTCGAAAACATAAACCCAATTTAATCATTGTTCGCTATTGGCTCCCATTTATGGGACCTTGTTTGGGTACAATCCTGCGATTGGTTAAAATGGATAAATCGATTAAAATCATATGCATTGCTGACAATGTAATCCCTCATGAACGAAGGCCTGGTGATAACTGGTTTACAAAGTATTTTATTAGCAGTCCACAAGGATTTATTACAATGAGTGAAAAAGTACACAAGGACTTGCTATCGCTTAGACCAAGTGTACCCAATATGACCTTAGAGCATCCACTCTACGATAATTTCGGCGCAAAACTGGATATTAAAACTGCACGGGAAAAATTAAATATTTCTCAAGAGGATAAAATCGTTTTGTTCTTTGGATTTATTCGGAATTACAAAGGACTTGACTTAATACTGGAAGCCTTTTCCCATGCGGAAATAATTAATTCAAAAATCAAACTCTTAATTGCAGGTGAATTTTACGAAGATTCAAAACCGTATCTGACAATTATTGAAAATTTAAATCTGTCGGACAAGGTGATATTACACACCCATTTTATTCCTGACAGTGAAATCAGATATTATTTTTCTGCCGCAGACGTCGTGGTTCAACCCTATCGGCATGCAACCCAAAGTGGTGTGAGTCCACTGGCATACCATTTTGAAAAACCAATGATTGTCAGTAATGTTGGAGGATTGCCAGCTATGGTCCCCCACATGGTTGCCGGGATTGTATGCGAACCAACACCTCTGGCATTAAGTCAAGCCGTACTTCAGTACTTTAAATTGGATCCATCCTATTTTAATGAGGGAATTCAAACGATACGGGCTAAACTAAGCTGGCATCATTTTGTTAATCAGCTTGTAAACTTATATCATGATATTTCGTAG
- a CDS encoding glycosyltransferase family 2 protein: MDLALIIPAYNEEESLPELVAWIQKVLDPSGLTYEIWFIDDGSTDQTWSVIEQLHLKHPQIKGVKFRRNYGKSAALNTGFHSCQAEVVITMDADLQDSPEEIPELYRMIKEAGYDVVSGWKKKRYDNALTKNLPSKIYNGVTSWMSGVKLHDMNCGLKAYRSEVVKSIEVYGEMHRYIPVIAKWAGFRKIGEKIVQHRARKYGYSKFGMSRFINGFLDLSTIMFIGRFGKRPMHFFGSFGLLVFFLGLCFVAYLAFTKYAYGQMGITQRPAFFLSLVSMIIGSQLFLTGFLAELVTRNASERNTYLIDKSLN, encoded by the coding sequence ATGGATCTCGCATTAATTATACCCGCATATAACGAAGAAGAATCACTTCCTGAATTGGTTGCATGGATCCAAAAAGTGTTAGATCCCAGCGGTCTTACCTATGAAATCTGGTTTATTGATGATGGAAGTACAGATCAAACCTGGTCTGTCATTGAACAATTGCACCTCAAACATCCTCAAATTAAAGGTGTTAAATTTCGAAGAAATTATGGCAAATCGGCTGCATTGAATACTGGATTTCATTCATGTCAGGCCGAGGTTGTAATTACCATGGATGCTGATTTACAAGATAGCCCGGAAGAAATTCCTGAATTATACCGAATGATTAAAGAAGCTGGCTATGATGTCGTTTCAGGTTGGAAGAAAAAAAGATACGACAATGCCCTCACGAAAAACCTTCCATCCAAAATTTATAATGGAGTGACCAGTTGGATGAGCGGCGTGAAACTTCACGATATGAATTGTGGTTTAAAAGCATACCGTTCAGAAGTTGTTAAATCCATAGAAGTATATGGTGAAATGCATCGATACATTCCGGTAATAGCAAAATGGGCTGGTTTTCGGAAAATTGGAGAAAAAATTGTACAGCATCGTGCCAGAAAATACGGATATTCCAAATTTGGAATGAGCCGTTTCATTAACGGATTTTTAGACCTTTCAACCATCATGTTTATTGGGAGATTTGGTAAAAGGCCGATGCATTTTTTTGGTTCGTTTGGTTTGTTAGTCTTTTTTTTAGGCTTGTGTTTTGTAGCTTATTTAGCTTTTACAAAATATGCCTACGGACAAATGGGAATTACTCAACGTCCGGCATTTTTTCTATCCTTAGTGTCTATGATTATAGGATCACAACTATTTCTTACAGGCTTTTTAGCAGAATTGGTTACTAGAAATGCTTCGGAACGAAATACCTATCTCATCGATAAAAGCCTTAATTAA